A single window of Microbispora hainanensis DNA harbors:
- a CDS encoding DNA-processing protein DprA, with amino-acid sequence MNAWDSAGIGVHAFFDPDYPSRLRSIHQTPPVLFSRGTLRADHRAIAVAGTRQASERGLGIASAVATDLARNGVTVVSGLAKGIDTAAHRAALDADGRTVAVIGTGINQFYPAQNRALQERISCDGLVISQFWPDTPPHQRNFPMRNAVMSGYAAATVVVEAPWKSGARIQARLALEHGRPVIMPDQLLEHDWARDYAKKPGVHVVASLGELLDVVEGLISELSTGPDSLPEIPTDHHPCAAKAAHVDRWSHVAVVPSTRGRSGEHPLRLLIGNRLRLPWVRLTANSALPPDLRSFHRERFSVPDPPDGFPGAVCCSSTTPGRREPASSPPRTLSSRQERNA; translated from the coding sequence CAGACGCCGCCGGTGCTTTTCTCACGCGGCACGCTCCGGGCGGACCACCGTGCGATCGCAGTGGCCGGCACCCGGCAGGCCAGCGAGCGAGGACTCGGCATAGCCTCTGCGGTGGCCACTGACCTGGCTCGAAATGGCGTGACAGTGGTGAGTGGTCTCGCGAAGGGGATCGACACCGCCGCCCATCGAGCCGCGCTGGACGCGGACGGACGGACGGTCGCCGTTATCGGAACGGGAATCAACCAGTTCTATCCCGCCCAGAACCGCGCACTGCAGGAACGAATCTCCTGCGATGGCCTGGTCATCAGCCAGTTCTGGCCGGACACTCCGCCGCACCAGCGCAACTTCCCGATGAGAAACGCCGTGATGAGCGGCTACGCGGCGGCTACCGTCGTGGTCGAGGCTCCGTGGAAGAGCGGTGCACGCATCCAGGCCAGGCTCGCATTGGAGCACGGGCGGCCCGTGATCATGCCGGACCAACTGCTTGAACACGACTGGGCCCGCGACTACGCGAAAAAGCCCGGCGTCCATGTTGTCGCAAGCCTGGGTGAGCTTCTCGATGTCGTGGAAGGATTGATCTCGGAACTGAGCACCGGCCCCGATTCTCTTCCGGAGATCCCCACGGATCACCACCCTTGCGCCGCGAAAGCGGCCCACGTCGACCGGTGGAGCCACGTGGCGGTGGTGCCGAGCACGAGAGGACGGTCCGGCGAACATCCGCTGCGCCTGCTGATCGGGAACAGGCTCCGGCTCCCCTGGGTGCGGCTGACCGCGAATTCGGCGCTCCCCCCTGACCTGCGATCTTTTCACAGAGAGCGCTTCTCGGTACCCGATCCGCCTGACGGCTTTCCGGGTGCCGTGTGCTGCTCGTCGACGACACCTGGACGACGGGAGCCCGCGTCCAGCCCGCCTCGCACGCTCTCAAGCAGGCAGGAGCGGAACGCGTAG
- a CDS encoding amino acid transporter: MARLGRSVATPAGPMRTWLLEGLQTDRKEIEHGPHAKHPWWRVMCLTGVDYFSTLGYQPGIAVLAAGFLSPLATVFLVALTLLGALPVYRRVAAESPYGQGSIAMLEKLAPQWWGKLFVLALLGFAATDFVITMTLSAADATAHILENPFAPHWIQGQRVPVTLFLLAMLGGVFLMGFTEAIGVAVILVLVYLGLNAVVVVTSLVHVLQAPQVVVDWTHALNAGYSGPLAMIGLSLLVMPKLALGMSGFETGVAVMPVVRGDVRQRIKGAKRLLTVAALVMSVFLIFSSFVTTTLIPHEEFEEGGKASGRALAYLAHTFLGEWFGSVYDVSTIAILWFAGASAMAGLINLVPRYLPRYGMAPEWTGAVRPLVLVFAAIAFAITIIFDADVDAQGGAYATGVLVLMLSAAVAVTLSAFRKGQTAAAIGFGLIAAVLAYTLVDNVVERPDGVKIASFFIAAIIITSVISRATRSTELRVTEVGLDPLAQQWVNEAGGLIHLIANEPNQRDQHEYHDKLREQWINHRLRSDEPVMFVEVTVPDASEFETELHVRGEERYGHRILRIESSAVPNSLAALLLHVRDRTGAVPHIYFHWAEGNPVLAMLRYLVFGGGDVPPLTREVLRKAEPDLERRPHVHVG; this comes from the coding sequence GTGGCCAGGTTGGGGCGTTCTGTCGCCACGCCCGCGGGTCCGATGCGCACCTGGCTGCTCGAAGGTCTCCAGACCGATCGCAAGGAGATCGAGCACGGGCCGCACGCGAAGCACCCGTGGTGGCGCGTGATGTGCCTGACGGGCGTGGACTATTTCTCCACGCTCGGCTACCAGCCGGGCATCGCGGTGCTCGCGGCCGGGTTCCTGTCGCCGCTCGCCACGGTCTTCCTGGTCGCGCTCACGCTGCTGGGCGCGCTGCCCGTCTATCGCCGGGTGGCCGCCGAGAGCCCGTACGGCCAGGGCTCGATCGCGATGCTGGAGAAGCTGGCGCCACAGTGGTGGGGCAAGCTGTTCGTCCTGGCCCTGCTCGGGTTCGCGGCCACCGATTTCGTCATCACCATGACGCTGTCGGCCGCCGACGCGACCGCGCACATCCTGGAGAACCCGTTCGCGCCGCACTGGATCCAAGGACAGCGCGTGCCCGTCACCCTGTTCCTGCTGGCCATGCTCGGCGGGGTGTTCCTGATGGGCTTCACCGAGGCGATCGGCGTCGCGGTGATCCTCGTCCTCGTCTACCTCGGGCTCAACGCCGTCGTCGTGGTCACCTCGCTCGTCCACGTGCTCCAGGCGCCCCAGGTGGTCGTCGACTGGACCCACGCGCTGAACGCCGGCTACAGCGGCCCGCTGGCCATGATCGGCCTGTCGTTGCTGGTCATGCCGAAACTCGCGCTGGGCATGTCGGGCTTCGAGACCGGCGTCGCCGTGATGCCCGTCGTCAGGGGCGACGTACGGCAGCGCATCAAGGGCGCCAAGCGGCTGCTCACCGTGGCCGCGCTCGTCATGAGCGTTTTCCTGATCTTCTCCAGCTTCGTCACGACCACGCTGATCCCGCACGAGGAGTTCGAGGAGGGCGGCAAGGCGAGCGGCCGTGCATTGGCCTACCTGGCGCACACGTTCCTCGGCGAGTGGTTCGGCAGCGTGTACGACGTCTCCACGATCGCGATCCTGTGGTTCGCGGGCGCCTCGGCCATGGCGGGCCTGATCAACCTGGTGCCGCGCTATCTCCCCCGATATGGCATGGCGCCGGAATGGACCGGCGCGGTGCGGCCCCTGGTTCTCGTCTTCGCGGCGATCGCGTTCGCCATCACGATCATCTTCGACGCCGACGTGGACGCCCAGGGCGGCGCATACGCCACGGGTGTGCTGGTGCTGATGCTGTCGGCGGCGGTCGCGGTGACGCTGTCGGCGTTCAGGAAGGGCCAGACGGCCGCCGCGATCGGCTTCGGGCTGATCGCGGCGGTCCTCGCCTACACGCTGGTCGACAACGTGGTCGAACGGCCCGACGGCGTGAAGATCGCATCCTTCTTCATCGCCGCGATCATCATCACCTCGGTGATCTCCCGGGCCACCCGTTCCACGGAGCTACGGGTGACCGAGGTCGGCCTGGACCCGCTGGCCCAGCAGTGGGTCAACGAGGCCGGCGGCCTGATCCACCTGATCGCGAACGAGCCCAATCAACGTGACCAGCACGAATACCACGACAAGCTGCGCGAGCAGTGGATCAACCACCGGCTGCGTAGCGACGAGCCCGTGATGTTCGTCGAGGTCACCGTGCCGGACGCGTCGGAGTTCGAGACCGAGCTGCACGTCCGGGGCGAGGAGCGCTACGGGCACAGGATCCTGCGGATCGAGAGCTCGGCCGTGCCGAACTCGCTGGCCGCCCTCCTGCTCCACGTCCGCGACCGCACCGGTGCGGTGCCGCACATCTACTTCCACTGGGCCGAGGGCAATCCCGTGCTCGCCATGCTGCGCTACCTGGTGTTCGGCGGCGGCGACGTGCCCCCACTCACCCGCGAGGTGCTGCGCAAGGCGGAGCCGGACCTCGAACGCCGGCCCCACGTCCACGTCGGCTAA
- a CDS encoding Lrp/AsnC family transcriptional regulator: MKSLDDVDRSLLQALARDGRAPVRALARDLALGDSTVSVRLRRLRESGALTAIRVEVDPAALGRPIQALVRVRLRHGVTCGTYERRLREMPAVLSALVLLGDADIEVRVACRNMDDLELAVATLREAGAATTSTQIVTRTVTGLGQALLAEKRTK; the protein is encoded by the coding sequence GTGAAATCGCTCGACGACGTAGACCGGTCGTTGCTCCAGGCACTCGCCCGGGACGGCCGCGCTCCGGTGCGGGCCCTCGCCCGCGACCTCGCGCTCGGCGACAGCACGGTGTCCGTCCGGTTGCGCAGGCTGCGCGAGAGCGGCGCGCTGACCGCCATCCGCGTCGAGGTGGACCCGGCGGCGCTGGGACGGCCGATCCAGGCCCTCGTACGCGTCCGGCTGCGCCACGGCGTGACCTGCGGAACCTACGAGCGGCGGCTGCGCGAGATGCCCGCGGTGCTGAGCGCGCTGGTCCTGCTCGGCGACGCCGACATCGAGGTGCGGGTGGCCTGCCGGAACATGGACGACCTCGAACTGGCGGTGGCGACGCTCCGCGAGGCGGGCGCCGCCACCACCAGCACCCAGATCGTGACCCGTACGGTCACCGGACTCGGCCAGGCGCTCCTGGCGGAGAAGAGAACGAAATGA
- the lysA gene encoding diaminopimelate decarboxylase, with the protein MSLLITPPRTTETAHGPWPATARFGPGGHAEVGGVDLLEVAGRFGTPAYVMDEADVRLRCRAYRAALPRAEVAYAAKAFWCRAMASWIRYEGLALDVCSAGELAVARAAGFPPDRIIFHGNAKTPADLRAAVEQRVGRIVIDDLTEINRLTALVPVGMRQKVLVRVIPDIEAGAHAAIRTGGEDHKFGLSIAAGGAREAVNRILHQARLELVGLHCHLGSQITAIGPYEQCARVLVDQLARIRDAHGVTLPQLDLGGGHAIAYTNGQAGLAPSRLGALAATVERHCAGIGLPAPRLTVEPGRAVAGPAGVTLYRVITVKKGLRRTYVAVDGGMSDNPRPAMYGSRYEMRMIGRATHEGTRDFTVVGHHCESGDTLAEAAALPADIRPGDVLAVAATGAYNHSMASTYNMTGRPPVVAVSRGKARLVVRREGLDDLMRRDVGL; encoded by the coding sequence ATGAGCCTGCTGATCACACCTCCGCGTACGACGGAGACGGCCCACGGCCCCTGGCCGGCCACCGCGCGCTTCGGCCCCGGCGGGCACGCCGAGGTCGGCGGCGTCGACCTGCTGGAGGTGGCCGGGCGCTTCGGCACCCCGGCGTACGTCATGGACGAGGCGGACGTGCGCCTGCGCTGCCGCGCCTACCGCGCCGCGCTGCCCCGGGCCGAAGTCGCGTACGCCGCGAAGGCCTTCTGGTGCCGCGCCATGGCCTCTTGGATCCGATACGAGGGGCTCGCACTCGACGTGTGCTCGGCCGGTGAGCTGGCCGTGGCGCGGGCCGCAGGCTTCCCCCCGGACCGGATCATCTTCCACGGCAACGCCAAGACCCCCGCGGACCTGCGCGCGGCCGTGGAGCAGCGGGTCGGCCGCATCGTCATCGACGATCTCACCGAGATCAACCGTCTCACCGCGCTCGTCCCCGTGGGGATGCGGCAGAAGGTGCTGGTGCGGGTGATTCCCGACATCGAAGCCGGGGCGCACGCCGCCATCCGCACCGGCGGCGAGGACCACAAGTTCGGGCTGTCGATCGCGGCCGGTGGGGCGCGGGAGGCGGTGAACCGGATCCTCCACCAGGCACGCCTTGAGCTGGTCGGCCTGCACTGCCATCTGGGATCCCAGATCACCGCGATCGGGCCGTACGAGCAGTGCGCGCGTGTCCTGGTGGACCAGCTCGCGCGGATCCGCGACGCGCACGGGGTGACGCTGCCCCAGCTCGACCTCGGCGGCGGTCACGCCATCGCGTACACGAACGGGCAGGCCGGCCTGGCTCCCTCCCGGCTCGGCGCGCTGGCCGCGACCGTCGAGAGGCACTGCGCGGGCATCGGCCTGCCGGCGCCGCGGCTGACCGTCGAACCCGGACGGGCCGTCGCCGGGCCCGCCGGCGTGACGCTCTACCGTGTGATCACGGTCAAGAAGGGGCTGCGCCGCACGTACGTCGCCGTCGACGGAGGCATGAGCGACAATCCCCGGCCCGCGATGTACGGCTCGCGATACGAGATGCGCATGATCGGCCGCGCGACGCACGAGGGCACACGCGACTTCACCGTGGTCGGCCACCACTGCGAGAGCGGGGACACGCTGGCCGAGGCCGCCGCGCTCCCCGCCGACATCCGCCCCGGCGACGTGCTCGCCGTCGCCGCCACCGGCGCCTACAACCACTCGATGGCCTCGACGTACAACATGACCGGGCGCCCGCCGGTCGTCGCCGTGAGCCGGGGCAAGGCCCGCCTCGTCGTCCGCCGCGAGGGCCTCGACGACCTGATGCGCCGCGATGTCGGCCTCTGA
- a CDS encoding trypsin-like peptidase domain-containing protein: MTGSGSRPERATVRILANGNRPVGLGFLVGQQQIVTCAHVVNSALGREQREPAGPPDDTLIFVDFPLGGDGRHSHVRPAKIVRWRPGGVHPFEWSDIAGLELLEPPPQSTAPARLRVTGSPAGTYVQVWGFLHNRRVMGHVTGELLGAADPVRSQVDRRITSRMTAAPGFSGGPVWHRDSGEVVGMLQAIAGDEQIYMIGLHALAAAWPAVLHRPPRNPYRGLLPFEESDAELFFGRAGFVEQLVDDARSRRLLAVTGPSGCGKSSVVNAGLIPRLRRESLRSGSSMHAVRLRPGELPMFALAREFAAAEGRDAQVQQSQIERWRSRLLELGLRDAGRRLAIGLNVDRLVVVVDQAEEILTRCTDAGERSTFLDLLAETATELRPSEQADITVVLTIREEHFGGLLQHQRLGEYLQMRSRVLRALSDVDLRTAITEPARLADPEHPVVCDEDLIEALCADFGRQPGRLPLLQFVLHSMWPLQDPPWRLTRKTYEDMGGASALSKYADKVIEGLPQRQRDAAERIFTMLVTPGTSDYAQPVRRDRLSPDDLEVAGILHDKRLVTFNGETVEVVHEALLRGWDRLRDLLARDSEVLAMVGVIQGYKSQWENHDQDPKFVLPAPLLERAFKVVEEHPHHAMGVMPYVVHSMEVHREEQRNQERLLAYNEATRLAEQSEFARLSPAETPTTALDLAIRSLERMPLFKGDRALREALASTTKPELRLEHDDAVRCVAYSPDGFHLATAGFDGTVCVWEAATGRARVTIRNAMAVWSIAFSPDGGLLATGGHEDQAKIYDVRTGTPVGSLPHGDTVWAVDFSPDGRFLATACGDGRARLWDPRGGHLLATMAHDDVVRNLAFHPGGSVLATASADATVGLWAVPTGVEIARLPHDGWVRAVVFSADGALASASRDERARIWTAERINNIVATGGRTRIQEENRLKHSGWVRTVAFSPDGSLLATAGRDGSARIWDAQSGTPIQHLHHEGSVESIAFSPDGTRLAVAGDSKTAHVWDARTGNEAARVAHDGPVNWVVFSPDGAKLATAGADATACVWNVHASDEIARLTHDSWVEAVAFDHQGTRVATACYCGEVQVWDVASGTSMSGYSHTGPAQSVAFSVDGRLLASAGADGHARVREIGTGREIAELPHPDWIRSIALSLDSRLLATGGADRIARIWEMETGNLIAQFPHDETVWGVEFSPDGKLLATACADRCARLWSIADGEVRRVLRHTDIVWGVSFARGGRRLATASAEYARIWPVHGEDAPLDIRHDAAVESVAFSPDGSHLAAGCQDGDVRIWSVRGAQEPSEVARVRHEEAVWGLSFSPDGRYLATAGRDSTARIWPATSAALIELATRHLARPIPEDD, from the coding sequence ATGACCGGAAGCGGATCCCGGCCGGAACGCGCGACGGTCCGCATCCTCGCAAACGGCAATCGGCCTGTGGGCCTCGGCTTCCTGGTCGGTCAGCAACAGATCGTGACATGCGCGCATGTCGTCAACTCGGCGCTCGGCCGGGAACAGCGTGAACCAGCCGGACCCCCGGATGACACTCTGATCTTCGTCGACTTTCCGCTCGGGGGCGACGGCCGCCACAGCCACGTCCGTCCGGCCAAGATCGTCAGGTGGCGACCGGGCGGCGTCCACCCCTTCGAGTGGAGCGACATCGCCGGCCTGGAACTGCTGGAGCCGCCGCCTCAGTCGACCGCCCCGGCCAGGCTCCGCGTGACCGGCAGCCCGGCCGGGACCTACGTCCAGGTATGGGGATTCCTGCATAACCGGCGAGTGATGGGGCACGTCACCGGCGAGCTTCTCGGGGCGGCAGACCCGGTCCGCAGCCAGGTCGATCGGCGAATCACATCACGCATGACGGCCGCGCCCGGCTTCAGCGGCGGGCCGGTCTGGCACCGGGACAGCGGTGAGGTCGTGGGCATGCTCCAGGCGATCGCCGGTGACGAGCAGATCTACATGATCGGGCTGCACGCGCTCGCCGCGGCCTGGCCCGCGGTCCTTCACCGGCCGCCCCGCAATCCCTACCGTGGGCTGTTGCCCTTCGAAGAGTCGGACGCCGAGCTGTTCTTCGGCCGCGCCGGCTTCGTCGAGCAACTCGTCGATGACGCCAGGTCCCGCAGGCTGCTCGCCGTGACGGGCCCTTCGGGCTGCGGGAAGTCGTCCGTGGTGAATGCAGGGCTCATCCCACGGCTCCGCCGTGAATCGCTCCGGAGTGGATCGTCGATGCACGCTGTGCGCCTCCGGCCGGGGGAGCTGCCGATGTTCGCGCTGGCCCGTGAGTTCGCCGCCGCCGAAGGCCGTGACGCCCAGGTCCAGCAGTCCCAGATCGAGCGGTGGCGTTCTCGCCTGCTGGAGCTGGGCCTGCGGGACGCGGGGCGCCGGCTGGCGATCGGGCTGAATGTGGATCGGCTGGTCGTGGTGGTCGACCAGGCCGAGGAGATCCTCACGCGCTGCACCGATGCCGGGGAACGTTCCACCTTCCTCGACCTGCTGGCGGAGACCGCCACAGAGCTGAGGCCGTCGGAACAGGCCGACATCACCGTCGTCCTGACCATCCGGGAGGAGCACTTCGGCGGTCTGCTCCAGCACCAACGCCTTGGCGAATATCTTCAGATGCGTTCCCGGGTGCTGCGCGCGCTGTCGGACGTGGACCTCCGAACCGCCATCACCGAACCCGCGCGCCTGGCCGATCCCGAACACCCGGTCGTGTGCGACGAGGACCTGATCGAAGCGCTCTGCGCGGATTTCGGCCGGCAGCCGGGACGGCTGCCGCTCCTCCAGTTCGTGCTGCACAGCATGTGGCCCCTCCAGGACCCGCCGTGGCGGCTGACGCGGAAGACGTACGAGGACATGGGCGGGGCCAGCGCCCTTTCGAAGTACGCCGACAAGGTCATCGAGGGCCTTCCGCAACGACAGCGAGACGCGGCAGAGCGGATCTTCACCATGCTGGTCACTCCGGGCACGAGCGACTATGCGCAACCGGTGCGCCGGGACCGGCTCTCCCCGGACGACCTGGAGGTGGCCGGGATCCTGCACGACAAGCGGCTGGTGACCTTCAACGGCGAGACGGTCGAAGTCGTCCACGAGGCGTTGCTCCGCGGCTGGGATCGCCTGCGGGACCTGCTGGCACGGGACAGCGAGGTCCTCGCCATGGTGGGGGTGATCCAGGGCTACAAGTCCCAATGGGAGAACCACGACCAGGATCCCAAATTCGTGTTGCCCGCGCCGCTGCTCGAGCGCGCCTTCAAGGTGGTGGAGGAGCATCCGCACCATGCGATGGGCGTCATGCCCTACGTCGTCCACAGCATGGAGGTGCACCGTGAGGAACAGCGCAACCAGGAGCGCCTTCTCGCGTACAACGAGGCGACGCGCCTGGCCGAGCAATCCGAGTTCGCCCGGCTCTCCCCGGCGGAGACCCCGACCACGGCGCTGGACCTCGCCATCCGTTCCCTGGAGCGCATGCCCCTGTTCAAGGGGGATCGGGCACTGCGCGAGGCGCTCGCCAGCACGACCAAGCCCGAACTTCGCCTTGAGCACGACGACGCCGTGCGCTGTGTGGCGTACAGCCCCGACGGATTCCATCTCGCGACGGCGGGCTTCGACGGCACCGTATGCGTGTGGGAGGCGGCCACCGGGCGGGCGCGAGTGACCATCCGGAACGCGATGGCCGTCTGGTCGATCGCCTTCAGCCCGGACGGGGGGCTCCTCGCCACAGGCGGTCACGAGGATCAGGCGAAGATCTACGACGTCCGGACGGGAACGCCGGTCGGCTCGCTGCCGCACGGCGACACCGTATGGGCCGTGGACTTCAGCCCGGACGGCCGGTTCCTCGCCACCGCGTGCGGCGACGGGAGAGCACGCCTGTGGGACCCGCGTGGCGGGCATCTGCTCGCGACGATGGCGCACGACGACGTCGTGCGCAATCTGGCGTTCCACCCCGGGGGCAGCGTGCTCGCGACCGCGAGCGCCGACGCGACCGTGGGCCTCTGGGCCGTCCCCACCGGCGTGGAGATCGCGCGGCTGCCCCATGACGGATGGGTCCGTGCCGTGGTCTTCAGCGCCGACGGCGCGCTCGCTTCGGCCAGCCGCGACGAGCGGGCGCGGATCTGGACGGCGGAAAGGATCAACAACATCGTCGCGACCGGAGGGCGGACCCGCATCCAGGAAGAGAACCGGCTCAAGCACAGCGGCTGGGTCCGCACCGTGGCCTTCAGCCCGGACGGCAGCCTTCTCGCCACCGCCGGCCGTGACGGAAGCGCACGCATCTGGGACGCGCAGAGCGGAACACCGATCCAGCACCTGCACCATGAAGGCTCAGTGGAGAGCATCGCCTTCAGCCCGGACGGCACCCGGCTCGCCGTCGCGGGGGACAGCAAGACCGCGCACGTCTGGGACGCGCGTACGGGAAACGAAGCCGCACGGGTCGCGCATGACGGACCGGTCAACTGGGTGGTCTTCAGCCCGGACGGGGCCAAGCTGGCCACCGCCGGCGCCGATGCGACGGCCTGTGTGTGGAATGTCCATGCCTCGGATGAGATCGCACGCCTGACGCATGACTCCTGGGTCGAGGCGGTCGCCTTCGACCACCAGGGCACTCGGGTGGCTACGGCATGCTACTGCGGCGAAGTGCAGGTCTGGGACGTCGCGTCGGGAACCAGTATGTCCGGCTACTCGCACACCGGACCCGCGCAGTCCGTGGCGTTCTCCGTTGACGGAAGGCTGCTCGCCAGCGCGGGTGCCGACGGCCACGCCCGCGTGCGGGAAATCGGCACGGGCCGTGAGATCGCGGAGTTGCCGCATCCCGACTGGATAAGAAGCATCGCGCTGAGCCTCGACTCGCGCCTGCTCGCGACAGGTGGGGCCGATCGGATCGCCCGCATCTGGGAGATGGAGACCGGGAACCTCATCGCGCAGTTCCCCCACGACGAAACGGTGTGGGGTGTCGAGTTCAGCCCGGACGGGAAGCTGCTGGCCACGGCCTGCGCGGACAGATGCGCACGCCTCTGGTCGATCGCCGACGGCGAGGTCCGCAGAGTGCTGCGGCACACCGACATCGTCTGGGGTGTCAGCTTCGCGCGAGGGGGGAGGAGGCTCGCCACGGCCAGCGCCGAATACGCGCGCATCTGGCCGGTTCACGGGGAGGACGCACCACTGGACATCCGGCACGACGCCGCCGTGGAGTCGGTGGCCTTCAGCCCTGACGGCAGCCACCTCGCGGCAGGGTGCCAGGACGGTGACGTACGAATATGGTCCGTGCGTGGCGCCCAGGAGCCGTCCGAGGTGGCACGAGTGAGGCACGAAGAAGCCGTATGGGGCCTGTCCTTCAGCCCGGACGGCCGATATCTCGCCACGGCCGGCCGGGACAGCACGGCGCGCATCTGGCCGGCGACCTCGGCCGCCCTGATCGAACTCGCGACCCGGCATCTCGCTCGCCCGATCCCCGAGGACGACTGA
- a CDS encoding CU044_2847 family protein: MSSTQVRIPIGDGQSGTSNYLIAEIDANDALELASSGIDGRLEEASRSLSAALDDIRPVIETIMTKLQTAARPPKEIQVEFGLKFGGELGLIFTKGTAEASFNVTMTWAPENPPS, translated from the coding sequence GTGAGCTCGACCCAAGTTCGCATTCCGATCGGAGACGGACAATCCGGCACTAGTAACTATCTCATAGCCGAAATAGATGCAAATGACGCGCTGGAGCTGGCCTCTTCGGGTATCGACGGAAGGCTGGAAGAGGCTTCGCGGTCGCTGTCGGCGGCACTGGACGACATCAGACCCGTCATCGAGACGATAATGACGAAACTCCAGACGGCCGCTCGCCCGCCCAAGGAGATCCAGGTGGAGTTCGGCCTGAAGTTCGGCGGCGAGTTGGGGTTGATCTTCACGAAGGGAACCGCCGAAGCGTCGTTCAACGTCACCATGACCTGGGCTCCGGAGAATCCGCCGTCATGA
- a CDS encoding nuclear transport factor 2 family protein — protein sequence MDPHEKLIRTLFSTIDASDWATLRTLVTSDVTYDRPGFPEINGVDDLCDFYQAKRPIGAGVHELRSVVSGALQGFCWGHFNGVSREGAPLNELFADWFEFHDGRIHRRRTFFYRPAI from the coding sequence ATGGACCCCCACGAAAAGCTCATCAGAACACTCTTCTCGACGATCGACGCGAGTGACTGGGCCACGCTCAGAACGCTGGTCACGAGCGACGTCACCTACGACCGTCCGGGCTTCCCCGAGATCAACGGCGTGGACGATCTCTGCGACTTCTACCAGGCGAAGCGTCCGATCGGCGCGGGAGTCCACGAGTTGCGCTCCGTGGTGAGCGGCGCGCTCCAGGGCTTCTGCTGGGGTCACTTCAACGGTGTGTCCAGGGAGGGCGCGCCGCTGAACGAACTCTTCGCCGACTGGTTCGAGTTCCATGACGGCCGGATCCACCGCCGCCGGACCTTCTTCTACCGGCCTGCCATCTGA
- a CDS encoding LLM class flavin-dependent oxidoreductase: MSARDRLRFGAGGAVGGLSAGETLDLAQSADELGYDLFTLSDHLHGGRPSLEPLTALSWIAARTRTIEVGTNVLGLPYREPPVVAKTAETVDRLSGGRLVLGLGGGGFDHEFAAFGLAGRSPGQKVAALREAIGIIRGLWAGEPVSFRGDHYTVRDAVITPAARRPIPIWLGSYGPRSLALTGELADGWLPSLGRISLAQAAAMRRAVRRAARDAGRDPGSITCACNVRVLVDPSRSPTPELVTGGVDAVVDQLTGIVAAGFTSLLLALPTMREQEFFAREIIPQVRERAANLDPGLADADTASGQGRTA; this comes from the coding sequence ATGAGCGCGCGCGACCGGCTGCGCTTCGGCGCGGGAGGGGCCGTCGGCGGCCTGTCGGCCGGCGAGACGCTCGACCTCGCGCAGAGCGCGGACGAGCTGGGCTACGACCTGTTCACCTTGAGCGACCATCTGCACGGCGGCCGTCCCAGCCTGGAGCCGCTGACCGCGCTGTCCTGGATCGCCGCCCGCACCAGGACCATCGAGGTCGGCACCAACGTGCTCGGGCTGCCCTACCGCGAGCCCCCCGTCGTGGCCAAGACCGCCGAGACGGTCGACCGGCTGTCGGGCGGGCGGCTCGTCCTCGGCCTCGGAGGCGGCGGTTTCGACCACGAGTTCGCCGCGTTCGGGCTCGCCGGGCGCAGCCCGGGCCAGAAGGTCGCGGCGCTGCGGGAGGCGATCGGGATCATCCGCGGGCTGTGGGCGGGGGAGCCGGTCTCGTTCCGCGGCGACCACTACACGGTCCGCGACGCGGTCATCACCCCGGCCGCCCGGCGGCCCATCCCGATCTGGCTCGGCTCCTACGGCCCGCGCTCGCTGGCGCTCACCGGGGAACTGGCCGACGGATGGCTGCCCTCGCTCGGGCGCATCTCCCTGGCGCAGGCCGCCGCGATGCGCCGTGCCGTACGGCGGGCGGCGCGGGACGCCGGGCGCGACCCCGGCTCGATCACGTGCGCCTGCAACGTCCGGGTCCTCGTCGATCCCTCCAGGTCGCCGACCCCGGAGCTCGTCACCGGTGGCGTCGACGCGGTGGTGGACCAGCTCACCGGCATCGTCGCGGCGGGCTTCACCTCTCTGCTGCTCGCCCTGCCGACCATGCGCGAGCAGGAGTTCTTCGCCCGGGAGATCATCCCGCAGGTGCGCGAGCGGGCCGCGAACCTCGACCCCGGCCTCGCCGACGCCGACACGGCGTCCGGGCAGGGCCGCACGGCATAG